From the genome of Kosmotoga arenicorallina S304, one region includes:
- a CDS encoding ABC transporter permease, which produces MSAKSVIKKIDFEKYGSLFAFVVLFIISSFASPYFLQLQNILNILRQVSYTGIIALGMTFVIIGGGIDLSVGSMTALVGGISILSLNSAMNFFGYGYWNEIMAIIVAVIVSIALGAAAGALNGVAITKGRIAPFIVTLGTMAIYRSLALYIGKAGVFRSDSYMYPELGMGYFLGVPIPVWVFFGMAVLFHIILNWTRYGRYICAVGSNQKVARYSAIKVNFVRFISYVMVGVTVGVSAVFLTSRLNSISSTNGGSGYELDAIAAVIIGGTPMTGGSGTIFGTVIGAIILGMINNMLNMLGVSPYLQGTVKGIVIIGAVLIQRKRSQ; this is translated from the coding sequence AAAAGTGTTATTAAAAAAATCGATTTTGAAAAATATGGTTCTCTGTTTGCTTTTGTTGTGTTATTTATCATTTCCTCTTTCGCAAGCCCATATTTCCTTCAACTCCAAAATATCCTAAATATTTTAAGGCAAGTCTCTTATACGGGAATAATAGCTCTGGGCATGACTTTTGTAATCATAGGCGGTGGTATTGATCTTTCGGTTGGTTCTATGACAGCACTTGTTGGAGGTATTTCAATTCTCTCACTTAATTCGGCGATGAACTTCTTTGGATATGGTTATTGGAATGAAATAATGGCAATTATTGTCGCTGTGATTGTTAGTATTGCCTTAGGTGCTGCTGCAGGGGCTCTCAATGGTGTTGCTATAACTAAAGGTAGAATAGCTCCTTTTATCGTAACTCTCGGTACAATGGCAATTTACAGATCTCTCGCCCTATATATAGGTAAAGCAGGTGTCTTCAGATCAGATAGCTATATGTATCCAGAACTTGGCATGGGTTATTTCCTTGGAGTACCTATACCTGTCTGGGTATTTTTTGGAATGGCAGTTCTGTTCCATATCATTTTGAACTGGACAAGGTATGGACGATATATCTGTGCGGTCGGCTCAAACCAAAAAGTTGCGAGATATTCTGCAATAAAAGTGAATTTTGTTCGTTTTATATCCTATGTAATGGTAGGCGTAACCGTTGGTGTATCCGCTGTTTTCTTGACCTCAAGACTGAATTCCATAAGTTCTACGAATGGTGGTTCGGGATATGAGCTTGATGCGATAGCTGCCGTGATTATCGGTGGCACCCCTATGACAGGGGGTAGCGGAACAATATTCGGGACGGTAATCGGCGCTATTATCCTCGGAATGATAAACAATATGCTTAACATGTTAGGCGTATCACCTTATTTACAGGGAACTGTAAAGGGTATAGTCATCATTGGTGCTGTGTTGATACAGAGAAAAAGGTCCCAATAA